The following is a genomic window from Armatimonadota bacterium.
TGTGCAGGCCATCGACCGCATTCGCGACACGGCGTCCGCCCACGAGCGCACCTTCGTCGTGGAGACCATGGGCCGCGACTGCGGGTGGCTGGCCCTGAACGCGGCGCTGGCCACGGGAGCGGACATCGTGCTCATCCCGGAGGCCCCCATTCCCCTGTCCGACGTGGCCGGCCGGGTGAGGGAGCGGAGGCGACTGCGCAAGGCGCACACCATCATCGTGGTGGCCGAGGGGGCCGGACGGGGCGTGGACGTGGCAGCCTACCTGGCCGACCTGACGGGCCTGGAGGTGCGGGCCACGGTCCTCGGCTACATCCAGCGCGGCGGGGCCCCCACGGCTTTCGACCGAATCCTGGCCAGCCGTCTGGCGGCTGCGGCCGCCGAGGCCCTCCTGGGCGGACAGACGGGCGTGCTCATCGGCCTGCAGGGCAGGGACCTCGTCCCGATCCCGCTGGATCGCACGGTGGCTGAGCGCCGCGCCCTCAACCTGGACCTGTTCCGACTGGAAGGGATCTTCTCG
Proteins encoded in this region:
- the pfkA gene encoding 6-phosphofructokinase, with the protein product MKRIAILTSGGDAPGMNAAIRAAVRLAAARGVEILGVRRGYLGLMQGEFLPLDSTAVGGIIEAGGTILRTARCEPFKTAEGQGQALAALERAGVDGLLVVGGNGSQAGAFRLSQLGVPVVGIPSTIDNDVPGTDQTIGADSALNTIVQAIDRIRDTASAHERTFVVETMGRDCGWLALNAALATGADIVLIPEAPIPLSDVAGRVRERRRLRKAHTIIVVAEGAGRGVDVAAYLADLTGLEVRATVLGYIQRGGAPTAFDRILASRLAAAAAEALLGGQTGVLIGLQGRDLVPIPLDRTVAERRALNLDLFRLEGIFSV